CTTCTGATAATCCTTATACATCCTGTCAACGGCAGCGAATTTTTCTTCGATTTCCTTTTGCCATTCTACGGATATCTTGTCCAATTCTTCCTGAGCCGCCTTGTATTCAGGTATATTTTCCAGGATGTACTTTGTGTCTACGAAACAAAATTTCTGGGCCATGGTTGACAAGGACAGCGCCATGATAGCAACCAGGAAGGTGAGTTTTCTTTTCATGATAATTCCTCCAGAGTAATGATGATTTGGTTTATGCGGTTTAATATTCTGATGTGACAATACAATCATTGTTCCAAACAATTTCTCAACGCTTGTTTAATCGCTGTTCCATGAGTTAAAGAACTGTCCAATTGTGAATTGGAAACGTTCTTCGTAAACCGGACGACCTTCCACCTTGTCCATAGGAATGCCATAATCCACGCCTAACAGTCCGAACATTGGTAGGAATAGTCGCAGACCCACGCCCACCGACCGCTTAAGGCGGAACGGATCAAATTGCTCTTTAGTAGACCAGGAGTTCCCGGCTTCTGCAAAAAGGTGGGTATAAATGGTTGCACTCGGGTTGGTGGAAAGGGCGAAGCGCAATTCCATTGTGTATTTTGCAGCATAAGAAGCACCATTGGCAGGTGATAACACATTATTGCCATAGCCCCTCATGGAGATCAATTCTCGCCCATCCAGGTTAAAACCGGACAAACCGTCACCACCCATATAGAACCTTTCAAATGGTGATGTACCTATGCCAGGATTGTAGTATCCGAGAAAGCCGAAACCAACCCGCGTTGCCAGGACAAACTTGGTCTTGGGATAATGGTCCAGAGGTGCATACCATGCTGCATGTACTTTCCATTTGTGGAATTCGATCCACTTGTATTTTTCTGCGTCAGGCAGCGTAGAATAATCCTTATCACTAAACCAGCGGGAGTACGGTAACGTCAATTGAGAAGAGAAAGAAAACTTTGAGCCTTTCTTCGGAAAGATCGGCGCGTCAATGTCATTCCTGGAAAGGGTAAAGGTCCCACTCAGATTGTTAGATCTTCCATCTGTGAAAATGAAATCGCCGGAGGTGAAATTCTTCAGACTATATACCTGATAACTGCCTTGTGCGTAAAAACTGAAGAAGTCATCAGGCCATTTCAGGCGCCAGCCGATGCCTGCAGAACCTCCGGTTAACTTCAACGTCTCGCGGTTGGGGTCTTCTTTACTGTATCCATAGGATCGAACCGTGTGAAAAACACTGACATTTAGTGAATTGGGTTTTTTTCCGCCCAACCAGGGTTCGGTAAAGGACATATTGTAAGATTGAAAACTGGGGCCATTTGATGTTGCACGCAAAGACAGGCGTTGACCATCACCTGCCGGAAGCGGTCGCCACGCACCCTTTTTAAACATATTCTTGGCTGAGAAATTACTGAAAACGAGCCCCAATGTTCCAACCACAATGCCTCCGCCCCATCCACCGGATAATTCTACCTGATCCGAAGGACGCTCAGCCACCACGTATTCAATATCCACGGTGCTGCTTTCTGGGTGGGGCGTAGTGACGACATCAAAAGCTTCAGGATCAAAGTAGCCGAGCTGAGACAGTTCTCTTTGTGAACGAATGATGTCGGACCTACTGAACAACTCTCCGGGTTTGGTCCGGATCTCCCTGAGTATTACCTGATCATTCGTTTTTGTATTACCGGAAACCAGCACTTTGCTGATGCGGGCCTGTTTACCTTCATAAATCTGAAGTTCAATGTCAATGGAATCGTTTTCCACCAGTTTCTCTACCGGATTCACCTGGAAGAAGAGGTAACCGTTGTCCAGATAAAGCGAACTCAGATCCTTTCCGGTAGGATTCATATATAATTGTTTTTCCAGTTTGGCTTCGTTGTAAACATCACCCCGTTGGATATTCAGAATGTCATTCAGTTGTTTGGTGGTATACTTGGTGTTTCCAAGCCATGTTATGTGCCTGAAATAGTACTTGTTACCCTCGTTGATCTCGATTTCAATATTAACCGTCTTCTCATCGTGGGCATACATCGTATCGGATACGATCCTTGCATCCCTTAGGCCAGATTCAAGGTATTTGTCGATGATGAGTTTCTTGTCGGCTTCATAGTCCCCATCATTGAACTTAGATACTTTGAAAACATGGAAGAGGTTCTTTTCTTTCACCTCTTTCATGGCTTTTTTAAGTTTTTGGTCGGAGAGTGCCTCATTGCCTTTGAAAGTAATGCTGTTCACTTTTACTTTTCTCTTTTTCCTGATCACAAATGTCAGAGCAATGCCGCTGTTCTGTGTTGTGTCTTTCTGTTGAACAACCTCCGTGGATACGAAATAGTAGCCCTTCTTGATAAAGTGGTTTTTGATCTTATTTTGAGAAGTGATCAAAAGGTTCTCATTAACCATGTCACCACTCGTGATATTTAGTTTTTCCCTTAAATTATTTGCTTCGGATCGGGAAATGCCTTCGAAATTGTAGTAAGACAAACGAGGTCTTTCCTTGAGTACTATGTCCAGCCAGATCTTATCACCCATTGTGCGTGTTGCCTGAACTTTTACGTCCTCGAACAAGCCCTGGGCCCATAGGTTCTTAATAGCTTTATT
This Flavobacteriales bacterium DNA region includes the following protein-coding sequences:
- a CDS encoding OmpH family outer membrane protein; this encodes MKRKLTFLVAIMALSLSTMAQKFCFVDTKYILENIPEYKAAQEELDKISVEWQKEIEEKFAAVDRMYKDYQKEEILLTEEMKNKRQAEIIAKEKEAKELQKKRFGF
- the bamA gene encoding outer membrane protein assembly factor BamA; the protein is MLRPTIISILSIAFFFQSFAQQPLHSVDIDYSNPKEYQIAGIRIVGVQFLDSRMLLLLSGLSEGDRIQVPGEAINKAIKNLWAQGLFEDVKVQATRTMGDKIWLDIVLKERPRLSYYNFEGISRSEANNLREKLNITSGDMVNENLLITSQNKIKNHFIKKGYYFVSTEVVQQKDTTQNSGIALTFVIRKKRKVKVNSITFKGNEALSDQKLKKAMKEVKEKNLFHVFKVSKFNDGDYEADKKLIIDKYLESGLRDARIVSDTMYAHDEKTVNIEIEINEGNKYYFRHITWLGNTKYTTKQLNDILNIQRGDVYNEAKLEKQLYMNPTGKDLSSLYLDNGYLFFQVNPVEKLVENDSIDIELQIYEGKQARISKVLVSGNTKTNDQVILREIRTKPGELFSRSDIIRSQRELSQLGYFDPEAFDVVTTPHPESSTVDIEYVVAERPSDQVELSGGWGGGIVVGTLGLVFSNFSAKNMFKKGAWRPLPAGDGQRLSLRATSNGPSFQSYNMSFTEPWLGGKKPNSLNVSVFHTVRSYGYSKEDPNRETLKLTGGSAGIGWRLKWPDDFFSFYAQGSYQVYSLKNFTSGDFIFTDGRSNNLSGTFTLSRNDIDAPIFPKKGSKFSFSSQLTLPYSRWFSDKDYSTLPDAEKYKWIEFHKWKVHAAWYAPLDHYPKTKFVLATRVGFGFLGYYNPGIGTSPFERFYMGGDGLSGFNLDGRELISMRGYGNNVLSPANGASYAAKYTMELRFALSTNPSATIYTHLFAEAGNSWSTKEQFDPFRLKRSVGVGLRLFLPMFGLLGVDYGIPMDKVEGRPVYEERFQFTIGQFFNSWNSD